GATTACTGCCTCCATTAAGGCGGTCCAACCAAGATCATTGACATGATTGACATCAATATTCGATTTTTCCAGTAATAACTTTACAGTATTCACATGTCCTCTTTCAGCTGCGGGAATGAGTGCGGTTCCGCCATAGTAATTATAAATATCTGGCCTGGCCCCGGCATTCATTAAGAGGGCTAAGGCATCATTCATGCCTTTTGCACCGGCATATAAAAAGGCTGTCTGGTTGATGACTCCTTGAGATTTTGATTTATCGTAATAATCAACATCAGCTCCCAATTCAATGAGCAACAGCAGTGCTTCA
The Gammaproteobacteria bacterium genome window above contains:
- a CDS encoding ankyrin repeat domain-containing protein — encoded protein: EALLLLIELGADVDYYDKSKSQGVINQTAFLYAGAKGMNDALALLMNAGARPDIYNYYGGTALIPAAERGHVNTVKLLLEKSNIDVNHVNDLGWTALMEAVILSDGGPSQQQIVRLLLTHGADSEITDKEGISVLTHARNRGFMAIAELLSN